From one Papio anubis isolate 15944 chromosome 12, Panubis1.0, whole genome shotgun sequence genomic stretch:
- the FAM111B gene encoding protein FAM111B isoform X1, translating into MNSMKTEENKSFSATGDDQRTRPEVSEDTVMKRTCADTPVDHCLSGIRKCSSTFKPESEVSKHETALEMQNPNLNNKECCFTFSLNENSRKLDRSVFTAYGKPSESIYSALSANDYFSERMKNQFNKNIIVYEEKTIDGHINLGMPLKCLPSDSHFKITFHQRKSSEEDGHILRQCENPNMECILFHVVAIGRTIKRIVKIKELHEKGSKLCIYALKGETIEGALCKDGRFRSDIGEFEWKLKEGHKKIYGKQSMVDEVSGKVLEMDISKKKLQRKDIHKKIKQNENATDEVNHQSLIQPKKKVHEPEKDGETKDGEHSREQILLPQDLSHYIKGETRQTIPRIRNYYIHSLIRKYWQINSQVRRRLHLGRQYAINLDVQKEATNLLKNFQMLNEAIMHHYPNFKEEAQWIRKYFQEEQKRMDLSPSKQFKIYKKDFGKMTPNSIPVATCERLTYHSKSVGFMEWDNNGNTGNATCFVFNGGYIFTCRHVVHLMAGENTHESLWPDIISKCAKVTFTYKEFCPTPDDWFSIEPWLLSNKTLDYAILKLKENGNAFPPGLWRQISPQPSTGLIYLIGHPQGQTKGIDGCTVIPLNERFKKYPNDCKDGLVDLHDTTSNVYAMFTQRSFLSEVWNTHTLSYDTCFSDGSSGSPVFNASGKLVALHTFGHFYQRGCNVHALIEYGYSIDSILCNIKETNESLYKLLNDEKLETYNEEKGKQESLLQDHQIEPMEC; encoded by the coding sequence gatACTGTCATGAAGCGGACATGTGCTGACACACCTGTTGATCATTGTCTATCTGGCATAAGAAAGTGTAGCAGCACCTTTAAGCCTGAAAGTGAAGTCAGCAAGCATGAAACAGCCCTTGAAATGCAGAATCCAAATTTGAACAACAAAGAATGTTGTTTCACCTTTAGTTTGAATGAAAACTCCAGAAAATTAGACCGTAGTGTGTTTACAGCATATGGTAAACCCAGTGAGAGTATCTACTCAGCCCTGAGTGCTAATGACTATTTCAGTGAAAGGATGAAGAATCAGTTTAATAAGAATATTATTGTTTATGAAGAAAAGACAATAGATGGACATATAAATTTAGGAATGCCTCTCAAGTGCCTGCCTAgtgattctcattttaaaattacatttcatcAAAGAAAGAGTAGCGAAGAAGATGGACACATATTACGCCAATGTGAAAATCCAAACATGGAATGCATTCTTTTTCATGTTGTTGCTATAGGAAGGACAATAAAGAGGATTGTTAAGATAAAGGAACTTCATGAAAAAGGAAGTAAACTTTGTATTTATGCCTTGAAGGGTGAGACTATTGAAGGAGCCTTATGCAAGGATGGCCGTTTTCGGTCTGACATAGGTGAATTTGAATGGAAACTAAAGGAAGGTCATAAGAAAATTTATGGAAAACAGTCCATGGTGGATGAAGTATCTGGAAAAGTCTTAGAAAtggacatttcaaaaaaaaagttacaacgGAAAGATatccataaaaaaattaaacagaatgaaaatgctACCGATGAAGTTAATCACCAGAGTCTGATACAGCCTAAGAAAAAAGTCCATGAAccagagaaagatggagagacCAAAGATGGAGAACACAGCAGAGAGcaaattctcctacctcaggatCTAAGCCATTATATTAAAGGTGAAACTCGCCAGACAATTCCCAGGATTAGAAATTATTACATTCATAGTTTGATCcgaaaatattggcaaataaaCTCACAAGTTAGGCGGAGACTGCATCTGGGTAGGCAGTATGCTATTAATCTGGATGTCCAAAAGGAGGCAACTAAcctcttaaagaattttcaaatgttgaatgaAGCCATAATGCATCATTATCCGAATTTTAAGGAGGAGGCACAGtggataagaaaatattttcaggaagaacaaaagagaatGGATCTTTCACCATCTAAgcaattcaaaatatataaaaaggactTTGGAAAAATGACTCCAAATTCTATTCCAGTTGCAACCTGTGAACGGCTTACATATCATAGCAAGTCAGTTGGGTTCATGGAATGGGACAATAATGGAAACACAGGCAATGCTACTTGCTTTGTCTTCAATGGTGGTTATATTTTCACCTGTCGACATGTTGTACATCTTATGGCAGGTGAAAACACACATGAAAGTTTGTGGCCAGATATAATTAGCAAATGTGCTAAGGTAACTTTCACTTATAAAGAGTTCTGCCCTACTCCTGATGATTGGTTTTCCATTGAGCCATGGCTTTTGTCCAATAAAACTCTAGATTATgccattttaaaactaaaagaaaatggaaatgcatTTCCTCCAGGACTATGGCGACAGATTTCTCCTCAACCATCTACTGGTTTGATTTATTTAATTGGTCATCCCCAAGGCCAGACCAAGGGAATAGATGGTTGTACTGTGATTCCTCTAAATGAACgatttaaaaaatatccaaacGATTGTAAAGATGGGCTGGTAGATCTCCATGATACCACCAGTAATGTATACGCTATGTTTACCCAAAGAAGTTTCCTATCAGAGGTTTGGAACACGCACACGCTTAGTTATGATACTTGTTTCTCTGATGGGTCTTCAGGCTCTCCAGTGTTTAATGCATCTGGCAAATTGGTTGCTTTGCATACCTTTGGTCATTTTTATCAACGTGGATGTAATGTGCATGCCCTTATTGAATATGGTTATTCTATCGATTCTATTCTTTGTAATATTAAAGAGACAAACGAGAGCttgtataaattattaaatgatgAGAAACTTGAGACCTACAATGAAGAGAAAGGTAAACAAGAGTCATTACTTCAAGATCATCAGATTGAACCCATGGAATGTTAG
- the FAM111B gene encoding protein FAM111B isoform X2, whose amino-acid sequence MKRTCADTPVDHCLSGIRKCSSTFKPESEVSKHETALEMQNPNLNNKECCFTFSLNENSRKLDRSVFTAYGKPSESIYSALSANDYFSERMKNQFNKNIIVYEEKTIDGHINLGMPLKCLPSDSHFKITFHQRKSSEEDGHILRQCENPNMECILFHVVAIGRTIKRIVKIKELHEKGSKLCIYALKGETIEGALCKDGRFRSDIGEFEWKLKEGHKKIYGKQSMVDEVSGKVLEMDISKKKLQRKDIHKKIKQNENATDEVNHQSLIQPKKKVHEPEKDGETKDGEHSREQILLPQDLSHYIKGETRQTIPRIRNYYIHSLIRKYWQINSQVRRRLHLGRQYAINLDVQKEATNLLKNFQMLNEAIMHHYPNFKEEAQWIRKYFQEEQKRMDLSPSKQFKIYKKDFGKMTPNSIPVATCERLTYHSKSVGFMEWDNNGNTGNATCFVFNGGYIFTCRHVVHLMAGENTHESLWPDIISKCAKVTFTYKEFCPTPDDWFSIEPWLLSNKTLDYAILKLKENGNAFPPGLWRQISPQPSTGLIYLIGHPQGQTKGIDGCTVIPLNERFKKYPNDCKDGLVDLHDTTSNVYAMFTQRSFLSEVWNTHTLSYDTCFSDGSSGSPVFNASGKLVALHTFGHFYQRGCNVHALIEYGYSIDSILCNIKETNESLYKLLNDEKLETYNEEKGKQESLLQDHQIEPMEC is encoded by the coding sequence ATGAAGCGGACATGTGCTGACACACCTGTTGATCATTGTCTATCTGGCATAAGAAAGTGTAGCAGCACCTTTAAGCCTGAAAGTGAAGTCAGCAAGCATGAAACAGCCCTTGAAATGCAGAATCCAAATTTGAACAACAAAGAATGTTGTTTCACCTTTAGTTTGAATGAAAACTCCAGAAAATTAGACCGTAGTGTGTTTACAGCATATGGTAAACCCAGTGAGAGTATCTACTCAGCCCTGAGTGCTAATGACTATTTCAGTGAAAGGATGAAGAATCAGTTTAATAAGAATATTATTGTTTATGAAGAAAAGACAATAGATGGACATATAAATTTAGGAATGCCTCTCAAGTGCCTGCCTAgtgattctcattttaaaattacatttcatcAAAGAAAGAGTAGCGAAGAAGATGGACACATATTACGCCAATGTGAAAATCCAAACATGGAATGCATTCTTTTTCATGTTGTTGCTATAGGAAGGACAATAAAGAGGATTGTTAAGATAAAGGAACTTCATGAAAAAGGAAGTAAACTTTGTATTTATGCCTTGAAGGGTGAGACTATTGAAGGAGCCTTATGCAAGGATGGCCGTTTTCGGTCTGACATAGGTGAATTTGAATGGAAACTAAAGGAAGGTCATAAGAAAATTTATGGAAAACAGTCCATGGTGGATGAAGTATCTGGAAAAGTCTTAGAAAtggacatttcaaaaaaaaagttacaacgGAAAGATatccataaaaaaattaaacagaatgaaaatgctACCGATGAAGTTAATCACCAGAGTCTGATACAGCCTAAGAAAAAAGTCCATGAAccagagaaagatggagagacCAAAGATGGAGAACACAGCAGAGAGcaaattctcctacctcaggatCTAAGCCATTATATTAAAGGTGAAACTCGCCAGACAATTCCCAGGATTAGAAATTATTACATTCATAGTTTGATCcgaaaatattggcaaataaaCTCACAAGTTAGGCGGAGACTGCATCTGGGTAGGCAGTATGCTATTAATCTGGATGTCCAAAAGGAGGCAACTAAcctcttaaagaattttcaaatgttgaatgaAGCCATAATGCATCATTATCCGAATTTTAAGGAGGAGGCACAGtggataagaaaatattttcaggaagaacaaaagagaatGGATCTTTCACCATCTAAgcaattcaaaatatataaaaaggactTTGGAAAAATGACTCCAAATTCTATTCCAGTTGCAACCTGTGAACGGCTTACATATCATAGCAAGTCAGTTGGGTTCATGGAATGGGACAATAATGGAAACACAGGCAATGCTACTTGCTTTGTCTTCAATGGTGGTTATATTTTCACCTGTCGACATGTTGTACATCTTATGGCAGGTGAAAACACACATGAAAGTTTGTGGCCAGATATAATTAGCAAATGTGCTAAGGTAACTTTCACTTATAAAGAGTTCTGCCCTACTCCTGATGATTGGTTTTCCATTGAGCCATGGCTTTTGTCCAATAAAACTCTAGATTATgccattttaaaactaaaagaaaatggaaatgcatTTCCTCCAGGACTATGGCGACAGATTTCTCCTCAACCATCTACTGGTTTGATTTATTTAATTGGTCATCCCCAAGGCCAGACCAAGGGAATAGATGGTTGTACTGTGATTCCTCTAAATGAACgatttaaaaaatatccaaacGATTGTAAAGATGGGCTGGTAGATCTCCATGATACCACCAGTAATGTATACGCTATGTTTACCCAAAGAAGTTTCCTATCAGAGGTTTGGAACACGCACACGCTTAGTTATGATACTTGTTTCTCTGATGGGTCTTCAGGCTCTCCAGTGTTTAATGCATCTGGCAAATTGGTTGCTTTGCATACCTTTGGTCATTTTTATCAACGTGGATGTAATGTGCATGCCCTTATTGAATATGGTTATTCTATCGATTCTATTCTTTGTAATATTAAAGAGACAAACGAGAGCttgtataaattattaaatgatgAGAAACTTGAGACCTACAATGAAGAGAAAGGTAAACAAGAGTCATTACTTCAAGATCATCAGATTGAACCCATGGAATGTTAG